CTGAAGGGGTTTGGATGTTTGGGCTGCCTGTGTACGTTGAGCAAAGCATGTTTCTAAGAAAACATTGCTGATGCTGTATGTCTGGCTAGCGAGAACCAGGCTTAAACAACAGAGAGACACTTTAGTGTATTCCTACAGCTCTTGTGCCAGGTCCTggtgtttttaagctttcaaGTTTCCTGCCATTTTCTGACTTTCTGAGGAGGGTAATGTTATTGTAGGATgtaagggaaggaaagaaggatggGTGTTGACATTTGGGGGCTTATGGGGCACTCCTTTTCCATAGTGGGCATATTATTTAGTGCTTCTTTTATGGTTAAATATCTAGTTAGGTAAAGGCTCAGGCCTGTAAAGTCTGTTAGCTTAGAATAGCCAGTTCTATCTTCAGATTTACTAGCCCTGCCCACAAGTCCGTTTCACTTCCCTTTCAGTTCTGTAGCAAGAACTACTACTTAACTACCTAAAGCCCTTGTGTGggtatttgctgtttttcaggagACCAGAAGGTAGCCCACGCTATTAAGTCAGCACATAGATGCAGGAGACAATGTGAGGAACTGTTTTAAGTGTAACTTACTTTTACCACCGATGTCCTCTCCCAGAATCCTCCCAGTCACCAGCGTGACTATCAAAGCCAGGGAGTTACAGAGCGGTACTGCCAGGGACAGATCTGAAATTGAACAGTTTTAACGCAAACAGTTTAAAATGGATAATCTTGTACAAATCGTAAGAcacttgttttatttgtgattACTACAAGACAGCTGCTTGATGTTTAGCTGAGTCAGAGTAATCAATAGCACTGATCCTCCCAAAATCCCAATCAGTCCGCTCCATGAAAGCGACGAGAACTAACCTGCGGATGCCAAGGTGAGGTAGAAGAGGAGAGATCCACCTTCATTGAGCAGAAACGGCACCATGTACTGCAGGAAGAACACAGGCCTGTCAGTTGCTGCTTGCAAACCCCCTGTGCACCCCCCCCCAGTGAGTGGGCAGCGAAGGAGCCCAGAACCGCATGCCCTGTGCGTGTTTGTCAGCGGAAGTGCGGCACGCTGGCAATTCTGCTGCCAGTCACAAGCTGCACAACGTCTTAGTTCCCCAATCTGCAAAAGGCAGGCTGTGCttatttcatgtaaaatatGCGGGTTAATGACCTGCTGTCTACAAAAGCGGTCTCAATTCTGCATGGGAAGAGCAGTGCTACAGGCaagtaaatgaaatattactgaGGATAAATAATTCTGATGATAGACGGAATATTAAGcagtttaaataaaagtatCGAGTCCAGAAGTAAACAGGTAGGAATGATCCCAAAGGCAGTTTGACACCCTGCTACCTCCCTGGCCCGGGAGCCCGGACGGGGTCGCACCTTGTAGTTGAGGCCCAGGAAGCGGATCTcggccagcagctgctgcaggcggCCCCGGCGCTgcacctcctccagccccgccgCGCCTGTCCGCAGGAACGGCCCGGTGCTGCCCCACAGCACGGCCACCAGCACCAGCGCCGCTGCCTCTCCTGCGGCACAGCCTGGGCTCAGCGGCCTGATGGCCCCAGGTGAATGCCGACCCGGTCCGCCATCACTGCCCTCAGAGACCTTGTACCACATCAGCCCATCCTCATCTCCCCACAGAGGGCCTGGCCTGGCCCACTGCCATCCCCTGTCAGGGACAGCCTTCACCAGCGCAGCTCACTGCTCTCTCCCATCGTGAATGACCCCACTCTGGGCCTGCTGCTGCATCCCCCTCAGGGAAGGCCCCTCACAGGGCCCGGCCTGCGGCCACACTCCCTCAACGAAAGCACCAGAGCCAGACGAGCCCGTGGCCACGTTCCCCCCACGCAGGAAAGGCCCCACCGCAGGCCCGGCCTGTGGCCATGTTCTCCCTTCATGGAAGGCCTCACAGCAGACCAAACCCACGGCCACATCCCCCCCTCAGAGAAGGCCCCACAGGGGTCCAGGCCGTGGCCCTGTTCCACCCTCAGGGaaggcccccccccccccgggggccCAGCTTGCCGCCACATTCCCCCCCCCACCAGGGAAGCCCCCACAAAGGTCCAGCCGGTGGCTATTTCCCTTCCCAAGGGAAAGCCCCCTTCCCCGCTCAGGGCAGACCCCTTCCCCACCCGTCAGCGGCCATCTCCTCAAACCCCGGAAGCTCACCCACGGGTGCCATAGCGACGGTGACGCGTTTCCGTCCCGCTCACCCTCTGACCCGGAAGCGATCACGCCGTTCTCTCGCCTCAGCGCTGCCGCCATGGTGAGAGCGGGGCCGGCACCGGGCCGGGGGTAGTGACCGGTGGTCGGGCGATGTAGggcccccgggccggggctccTGGGCcgcggggggtggggggcggcgGACcgccgccccccaccccccgcgGCCCAggagccccggcccgggggccAAGGCAGCGCTTCGCCTGAGGCATTAAATGGCGTCTCCCCCCTCGCAGAAGCCGATCCTGCTGCAGGGCCATGAGCGCTCCATCACGCAGATCAAGTACAACCGGGAGGGAGACCTGCTTTTCACCGTGGCCAAGGATCCCGTGAGTGCGCGGGCCCTGCCCGTCAattccccccccttccccggggtgAAAACCAGCCCCCACCGCGATAATTGTCCGGCTGTTCATCAATCCCATTAATTAATCCGTCTGGTAAGAGGGGTGCTcgtttgttttcttctcccagatTGTTAACGTTTGGTATTCAGTGAATGGAGAGAGGCTCGGCACCTACAACGGCCACACAGGAGCTGTCTGGTGCGTGGATGCGGACTGTATCCTTTGATCGCGGAAACCAGGTTTTGTCTGTCctgtatattttctttacagtgaTTCACTTGAGCTGATTCCTGCCAACTGCTGCACTGTTTCCTCTTGAAGAGGAGCATAGGGGCAATACAGCGCGTTTAACTCTTCCGCTGTCTTTCCCTTTGGGTATTTTTCTTCCCGGGCTGTTGTTTGGAATAACATGTGCAGCGTTGCCCCGTCTGCTCTCGTTTGTGCATCATTGCTTTTGCTGTGGTGGCCCTGGGAAGGCGTCTGAGTTGCAAAAGGTCTTCCATCTCCAATGTGGGCAGGAGGTAGCGGAGACAAAAATGTGCAATGGTTGTGTTAATGCAAGAGCTGGAgcctttttctttaacatttcaaGAGGAAAGTTGTGGATTTTGTAATGGGAACACTTGGACTCCGTGTCTGCCTGTACTGGAGTATTGCTGGTCCTAGAATAGACGTTGCCCAATGTCTGTGTAATACGGCTTTTTAATcatgtatataaatattctCTGGGTATTTAGACAGTAGCTTTTTGGGGCTGAAAAAGTGCTGATGTTCCCTAACTGGTGACCTAGGGGACACACGACACGTGCTCACCGGCTCTGCGGATAACAGCTGTCGGCTCTGGGACTGTGAAACGGGTAAGACTCTTCTCTTCCCACGTAGCTGCGTTTGAGTCACGGCTCTGTCCTGCCGTGAAGTCTGCTAAGCTTGGAGGGCGTGGTGGCAGCGCAAGGTGTGCTTGTTCGCCCCCCTGAAAGAGGTCTGAATCCTAACTCAgactgctggaggggagggttTGTGTATGTGCCTAGTTTCTAGTGAATATTTCGTGAATTTACTCGCTTTACCTCCCAAGTAGTCAAAACGTGCGGTTAGAGCTTGCAGGTCACTGAACCTGCTTGTCAGCTACACCCGGTGCTCTCATCCTCCCTCTGACCCTGCCGTTCAGCTGATCTTTTTCATTAACCTTGCAATAAAATACCCGGTGAAGTGACGGTTTCTGCTCTGTGTTCAGGAAAGCAGCTCGCCCTGGTGAAGACCAGCTCAGCGGTGAGGACGTGTGGCTTCGACTTTGGAGGAAACATCATCATGTTTTCCACGGACAAGCAGATGGGATATCAGTGTTTTGTGAGCTTCTTTGACCTCCGGGACCCCAGCCAGATCGGTGAGGAATCCAGACCGGTGCCTGCACCAGGGAATAAGGGGAAGCGTTGCCGGTGCcactgtgtctgtctgtctgtctccttccttccttcctgcagagAACAACGAGCCTTACATGAAAATCCCCTGCAGCGACTCTAAAATCACTAGTGCTGTGTGGGGCCCTCTGGGAGAGTTCATCATCGCAGGACACGAGAGCGGAGAGCTAAACCAGTTCAGTGCCAAGGTCAGTCTGATAAGGAACAGCATCTCCCTCGGGCAGCAGTGCCTGGGGGAGGATATCACAGCATTCCTGTTGTGGTCATGGGACAGAATATGGGCTTTTTGGCTCAAACCAGTAGCCTCATGGAAGGATAGTTAAAATACGCGGCTCCCTTGAGCAAGGCTGATGTACCAATGTCTGCCCCGGTGCTGACAGCGACATCtcctaatttgtttttaatggggAAGTCGCGTGTACGCTCACTTCACTTGCCAGCACGCTGAAACTGCCTCCTTTACCCTTCAGTCAGGGGAGCAGCTTTCAAACATCAAGGAGCACACCAAGCAAATCAACGATATTCAGACCTCCAGGGACATGACCATGTTCATCACTGCCTCCAAGGACAACACAGCCAAGGTGAGGCCTCCTGTCGAAAATGCAGTGCACTCTTGATATTTGCTTGCAGGACCTCTGCTCAGAGCCGTGGCTATCGCAGAGGTTTGCTCCTTAGAAATTTGAGTAAGTGGAAAGTCAAAGCTTAGTGGGAAAGCTCAGTGAGAAAGGGGAGGTGCCACCACGTTAAATTAACGGCCAGGCATTGAAAACAACATTGCCAAAATAAATCTGCGGTTTGCTACCTCCGGAAGGTGACAGAGGTGAGATTCACCTTAGGCCGGTATTTTGGGATTCTGGGGAAACGTTTTTGGGATTTGGGTGCCCATGAGTGACTGCAGAGCTAACATCTGCCCAGGTGAGGCCTAGCAGCCAGCTTTGTGTGAGTTAATTGGACTGCCAGCCCTCTTGCAGAATAACTCTCTCCCTTTTGCCTCCTAGCTATTTGATTGCACGACACTCGAGCATTTGAAGACGTTCCGGACGGAGCGACCAGTGAACTCTGCCGCGCTCTCCCCCATTTTTGATCACGTAAGAATCAGCTTGCTCGTTGTAACGGTCTTACTGTGACTCCTGCGTTGTCCCGGGTAGCTGGAAGACAGAGTGTTGCCAGTCCAGCTAAAAAACATGACTGTGGGATGGGTCTGGGGAACTTTACTGCGGTCTGATGCAGGGAACAAGGCTTTGCGTCCTCTGATCTTCAAACGAGTGTGTCTGGGAGGCGGGAACTTCTCTGGGGCTGGAGTCAGGCCTGCTCATGAATTTGTGGGATCTGCTGAGTTAGTAGGAGGCTTCCCCAAGGCTcggctccctcctctcctggctGCCGCTGAGCGTGTGGTGTAAGCAGGACTGAAATGTTGTGGCTTCTCTCCTTTGCAGGTCGTGCTTGGTGGTGGGCAAGAGGCCATGGATGTGACCACAACCTCTACCAGGATTGGCAAATTTGAGGCGAGGTTGGTCCTTTTCCTCTGGCAGGGTCGAGTCCTCACCTGGTGGACTCCTGGCAGCCCAGGGGTGCTCGTCCCAGAGCATCCTTCTCCTGACAGTGTTGGAGGAGTCATTAAACTTGCAGAGCTTTTTTGAGGAAACCCTCATTGTGTCCCTAACCAGGCTCCCGACTTCTTGTGATAATTGaaatcttcttccttctcccaggtTCTTCCACTTGGCTTTTGAAGAAGAGTTTGGCAGAGTGAAGGGTCACTTTGGTCCGATAAATAGCGTTGCTTTTCACCCCGACGGGAAGAGGTGAGGATCTCTGCGGGTCTTGCAGCGTGCCCCAGTCAAGCCAAGCCCACCTTTTAGTTAGGATACGGCTGGGCTCACAGGAGCTCCGCAGTGAGAATGGAGCCAGCACCTTCCTTAATTCTCCCattccagccctgctgcctccccccaTGCTCTCCGGGGCGGGGGTCACTTACGCCCTGTTGCACATTTTGGCTGCGTCCctgatattttttctgtcctgcGACTCCTTTATTAGTTTTTGGAGGGGATTGTGAGAACAGACTTCACCACTGTTTGGCATAAACCTAGAGGCAGTGAGCTCCTCACAACATCGGTGActttatcttctctttcctcccgTACAGTTACAGCAGCGGGGGTGAGGACGGCTACGTTCGCATCCATTACTTCGATCCCCAGTACTTTGAATTTGAATTTGAAGCTTAAAGGAGgactctcctcttctctttcctcctccaacCCATTGCCCAGTCCATCGGCTCCTGCGCAGAACTGTTGTAAGGCCTGAAGTTAGTCTGCTCCACAGGAGGGGAAGCAGTTAGCAGCAAACTCGGGGGCTGTGTGAAGGTGGGGAACTAGAAACCCGACCGGCTCAaaagggcagggctggctttCACAGGAGGTAGGGTGAAGGCAAGGGAGGGAGttgggctgcctgcctgcctgcctgcctgcctgcctgcctgcctgcctgcccctgggGATGCTAGcttcctgccctgctgggcaTATTTATACatcaggggagaaaaaaataatcatcaggaaataaatagaaatctTTTCTAAACACAAGGAAAAGCAcctctgtggggttttttgggggttgttggtggtttttttttttttggtctggaACGAAATTATCCCGAGCGCTTTGCTTTCCTGGCTCTGTTGGCGGTGCCTTGTTCCCCacccaggggcagcagcagtgctgttcCTCCTGGGGCCTCTGTCCGCCCCAGGTTAACTCTTTCCCGGGGAGGATCTGCAGCTATGGTTCAGGTCCGGCCCTGAAGTGTGAACAGGCTGGAAGCGCAGCAGCCAGTCATTGTTTTCCAGATGACACGCACGCGCCCAGTTCTGGtgctttgtttatttgctgGACTGACCCTGAGCCAACTTTCCTCATGGAACAGTTATTTCCTGCGCTAGTACGCTTGTGTTGCAAATCCTCATCCTTCCAGCCCTCTCGccctgtgtctgtctgtctggaGGGGTGGTTTgtatctctttccttcctcGAAACTGGGTTCAAGGGCAGATTTTCCGGGCTGACTCCGAGCAACTGACGCAACACTTAAACTGCAGCCAGCGTGCCCTTTGTGGAGAGGGTGTCGCGGGTTTAGTGTGTTCTGCCGCTTAGTTCTTGCTGTGCCCGACCGTGCCTGGCAGCCGGGCAGGGGCTGCGAGCCAGGCACGCCACGGCGGGCGCTGCCGGAGGCCGATGCTGCTGGGCACATCGACCTcccgctgcctcctgcccttctGCTCCGCCGGTGGTCCAGGTACAAGCGCTGCTGAAATCCTGCTGGGGAAGAGAGCGGGAAGGAGCCCCGCTTGCGAGGGAGCGGGGCCGCTCCTGCCCCTACGTAAGAGCGGAAAAGCAGGCGTGGGCTGCGAGAGAGAGCACTTTACTGAAACAAGTTCAGTCTGCGCAGCCCAGAGGCTGCGAAAGGGAGTTTGTCCTCGCCTCCCAGAGCTGTCCTCCGGGCTCCGCGGGGCCTGTGTCCTGCACAGTGCTTCCCACGGAAAGCTGCAGCGTCACCTTGGCCCGGCAGCCCGCAGGGACCGAGTTGACCACTCTGCCGTTCATCTTCCATTCTCCGTCTGGGCAGCGGGGTCGGAGAGGGACCGGCTCAGCCTGTTCCCCGCGCTCTCCTTGACGGGGGGGTCGTTACCCTCTACTAACCGTTGGATCTCTGCCCAGGCCTCGTCCAGGTACTGGGACGAACGGATCCATCGGAAGAATAAACCTAGGAGAGAAGGGGCTGTGCGTTATTTCAGCCGTGCCGTAGCTCTGTTGAGAGAGGGAAAAGCCGAGCAGCTTTCCTCACCCAGCCCAGCTCGGAGCTGAAGATGGGTTTGGAGAGCGCTGGACCCAGCTTACcctgccagagctggatgcTCTGGGGCTCGACGGAGGGCCAGATGACCAGTGCGTTGTGCGAGTAGAGAGGGTTCAGGTACTTCTTCTTCTCCCCGGGCTGGTTCAGCCAGGCCCAGAGGGAGTGCGTGCTCTCCTTCACTTTACACAGGCTCCTACGGGAGAGTCGAGACGCGTTTCAGTCCCTGCGGGGGGCCAAGTTTGACGCAAGCTGTGACCGGGAGGGCTTTGCTCTGCCCTATCTGGCAGCGTGAAGGCAGGgtcagcccctgccctggccaCGGCAGGGTCTGCCCCAAGGGCATGGCGGTGACCGCGGCATTGCTAAGGGACAGTGCTGTCCCCACCTCCCGCCCCACTCGCCTCTCTTTCTCGCTGTTGCAGAGGAAGGTGCCGTAGGCAGAGGCGTAGGCGTTGTCGaagagggtgaggaggaggCGCTCGCCAAACTCCAGGGAGAAGGGGAACTGGCGGCTCAGCTGCCACACGCAGtcgaggaagaggaggaaaagcgGCGCCTCCTGCTTCAGCCGGGCGTGGGAGTAGGCAGAGCGGGCGCAGCGGAGGTGGAAGGGATGGCCGGCCTGCGGGACCCCCGAGGGGGAATAATGGGGGTGAAGGGGAGTGGGGGGTGCCCAGCCGGACTGGTGTCCCTAATCCCCTCAGGACTGCTGGTCTCACCTTGATCCACTCCcgctccagcagcccctggaAGCCCGCCAGCGTGCGGCAGGATGGGTCCAGGATCACCTGGGCCAGCGCCGTCACCAGCAGCGTCGTGTCCGTCCCCTCTGCCCCGTGCACCAGCACGCTGGCCTCCTCCCTGCGGGCAAGCGCAGGCAGTCGGGGCGATGCCGGCTGTGCCGGCGAGCCCGGGATGATGCCCGAGGTTTGTGCCACACTGAGAGCTTTGAAAGGGCGAAAGCGGGGGCCACGGGGTGGCAGTCCCCCCCTTACCTGTCCATGCACTGTGCGGCCAGGCAGGCCGTGCTCAGGGCCGCCTTGACGTGGCTCAGCCAGCGGCAGCTCTCCAGCCGGCTCAGCCACCGGTCCATGTTGATCGAGGTGTCGTTGCAGGCTTCCACCAGCTTAACAAAGCTCTCCTGCAGCGGGCGGCctctgggaggggaggaaagtgGTGTCAGGGACTTGGTGAGtctttttttggggggctgGAGTCCCCGTGCCATTGGCAGGGTAGTGCGATCACCCGTGTCATGAGAGCGTAAGGCCTCAGCACAGCCCCTCACCTCTCCAGGGGCCTGTGCAGCCTCCTCCACTGCGGGTAGGAGGACTTGGGCTCCGTGCCTCCCCCCGTCATCCGAGCCTGCTTTGCCGCCTGGGCCGACCGCGTATCAATGATAAAGCCCCGTTCCCCCTCATCCAGGACTGTCCCCAGCAGCATCTCGTCCTCGCGGCAGCGCTTTCGGTTGGGGCCCGTCAGCGGCTGGCTGCTGCGGAGCATTGCCTGTGGGGTGAGGGATGGCAGGCAGCGAGAGCCGGGGGGCACCGGGGGAACCCCacaggatggggaggggggctTCAAACCACCTTTGCCCGAGGGCTGGcagtggcaggagaggggatGAGGGGCAGGACGGGGAGATGGACTCACAGTGCCGTTCTTGGGGTGGTAATAGCTGAGGACGGGGAATCGCCCGCCCTGCCGGAAACGGGCAGCCTTCCGTAAGGCATCATCGTCCACCGCCGCTGGCACGATG
The Gymnogyps californianus isolate 813 chromosome 22, ASM1813914v2, whole genome shotgun sequence genome window above contains:
- the TMEM234 gene encoding transmembrane protein 234, which encodes MWYKVSEGSDGGPGRHSPGAIRPLSPGCAAGEAAALVLVAVLWGSTGPFLRTGAAGLEEVQRRGRLQQLLAEIRFLGLNYKYMVPFLLNEGGSLLFYLTLASADLSLAVPLCNSLALIVTLVTGRILGEDIGGKRAAAGMLLTVLGVTLCVAGS
- the EIF3I gene encoding eukaryotic translation initiation factor 3 subunit I, yielding MKPILLQGHERSITQIKYNREGDLLFTVAKDPIVNVWYSVNGERLGTYNGHTGAVWCVDADWDTRHVLTGSADNSCRLWDCETGKQLALVKTSSAVRTCGFDFGGNIIMFSTDKQMGYQCFVSFFDLRDPSQIENNEPYMKIPCSDSKITSAVWGPLGEFIIAGHESGELNQFSAKSGEQLSNIKEHTKQINDIQTSRDMTMFITASKDNTAKLFDCTTLEHLKTFRTERPVNSAALSPIFDHVVLGGGQEAMDVTTTSTRIGKFEARFFHLAFEEEFGRVKGHFGPINSVAFHPDGKSYSSGGEDGYVRIHYFDPQYFEFEFEA
- the LOC127025052 gene encoding myotubularin-related protein 9-like, coding for MEFSELIKTATVESVLLSCAGLPVVKGTLCITSHHLLLSSCPGGDGQPGTVELWLLIRNVDAVEKRLAGSSGTITLRCKDLKVLQLEIPGMEECLNIASSIEALSSVDSVMMMYPFFYRPQSLKLEEGWQLFPLEPYFQQIASQTSQWRLSDVNRDFTTCPTYPPAVIVPAAVDDDALRKAARFRQGGRFPVLSYYHPKNGTAMLRSSQPLTGPNRKRCREDEMLLGTVLDEGERGFIIDTRSAQAAKQARMTGGGTEPKSSYPQWRRLHRPLERGRPLQESFVKLVEACNDTSINMDRWLSRLESCRWLSHVKAALSTACLAAQCMDREEASVLVHGAEGTDTTLLVTALAQVILDPSCRTLAGFQGLLEREWIKAGHPFHLRCARSAYSHARLKQEAPLFLLFLDCVWQLSRQFPFSLEFGERLLLTLFDNAYASAYGTFLCNSEKERSLCKVKESTHSLWAWLNQPGEKKKYLNPLYSHNALVIWPSVEPQSIQLWQGLFFRWIRSSQYLDEAWAEIQRLVEGNDPPVKESAGNRLSRSLSDPAAQTENGR